GATTCTGTCATTGCTTATGATGGAGACATAACGCCTGTGGTAATCCTATCATAAATTAATGAACCATTCCTTTGTTCGGctgcatttaaaataaatgcCCTTGatttaatttttatgtttctaattcTTTTTGTTTTCAAAGCTGACCCAATCTCTGAATAGATCAAACAAATAAGATGAGCTGCGTCCATCGATTACAAATAACACAGACGTGTAATTAAAACAATATAAACGCAGCACAGTGCGTAAAACTCGTGGATCCACTGATTGGACCCTTCACCTTTTGTCACGAGATTTAAAATCACTTCAAACTGACCCAATGGTCTATTTCTCAATCCAGTCACACATTATAGATCTTTGATGCTGCGCTTTGTCTTTCAACAAAAGTAGACCAGACAGGTTGGTTATACGTTGCAAATATTGAAATGTATGTTGCACCATTGAAGCGCTACATTCATAGCCAAATACTTTTTAAAGCTTCATTAAAGTAAGAATTGCTCAGTTTTTAATCCAGATTGGCCAATTGATAGAATCATAATATTTCATAAATGGAACCCATGtttgaaaattaaataaatgtaTGTACTAATATATTAGGTTTGCAGACTGAcataacattttaaaattgttGACAAAGTCCAGAACATTGAAGTAAATGTATAATggagtgtttttttaatgttacacTTTAGACATCTGCAAATGCAACAACACACTTACAAAGGCCCAGAAAGTGTCACTAGTTAAACCATTCCATTACTCGGCGAATCAATTGAAAGTGATTTTAAATCTCATGACAATGACGCTGTTAACGGCAGCTGGTTAACTTGCGGTGTATCCGCCTTAAGTCAGCTGTGGAGCTTTCCTTTTCCGCGCTGAAGAAAATTACAAAACACTCACTTAAAAAGTTTTTTGTTTCTTGTTTTGTCAGACTTTGATAGCGTGTCTCAAGGGGTTGCCTGACAAATGGGGAAATGTTGATCTCCGCCTCGCTTCATAATCACGTGTTAATAGTTCACTGGCAGCATTAAAAAAAGGAGCTTTGGAAAAGGCGCACACGTGGGTGACGTTCAGACCAACCATCGCCTGAGACCCTTTTGTGTAGCCTCCAAACATAAGCACCTTCTCGACTCTCTCCCGGCGCAGTGTTTACTGAACCCAGATTCAGGCAAAGTCAGAAAGAACCAAGGAGAATACGCAATGTCTCGATCGTTTTATGTTGATTCCCTGATCATCAAAGACTCTTCAGTGAGACCTGCTCCTGTCTTGAATGACCACGGCCAAGACTTTCTAATTCCCATTAGCGTTCATTCACCAACAATGATGTCCGTTTCTGGTCCCGTCTGTCCGTCTAGAAAGACCGGTACTTTCTGCGTCTGTCCCCTCTGTGTCACAACCCATATTCACTCATCTCGGAGTGGGATCCCACTCCTGAAAAGCCAGTTCCCAAATGGAGATCCTCAATACTGTCAACGAATTAACCAACAGTCAAACCCCGGGCTCGGGCATCCACCTGTTTGCACACCTACCTACAGCGTAGCAGACCCAAGAAGATATCACTGTCTTTCCGTAGGTAAGTTTGAAAAAGGAACTTTACTGTATTAGATACCTGAAGACAGGTTGCACCGTTTAGCCAGATAATTGATTGGGAGAGTAGCGATGACTTATGCGCAAATGTAACTCTCAGAGTTGTACATGAACAGCCAATACTTGGAAGTGGGATATTGTTTTTGAAGGGGTATTTCTGCTTTGGCACGAAGATAACACAGCATAGTCTAATCATGCTTACTAATCGACACCCGCTTCAAAATGTAAATCATTCATATGTGAAAATGTGAAACTAATCTTAAAATGATAAACGATGTTATGTTTAAAAGATGGGGTTAATATAAATGGAGACACAACGTCCTGCAGACGTTAGTTTACAAAGAAACAAAAAAGGGTCCCGACGCGAGGCatcgcccatccatgtcctccagagatgctgcctgacgcgccgagttactccggcaccttGTGGGTTAATATGTGTAATTCCAGGTGCAGCTGATATTTAAGAGTGAGACGTTTAAAACTGCCTGTAATTTGTAGACATTTCCTGGATAGGGAGAGAGATTTTCAGATATCTACTTTGGCGGGATATTATAGTTGTCTAATCGGTGGCGAGATTGCACCAGTTTGTTTTAATTTTCCACCGCGTTTTGTAATGTAGTCTCGTTACGTGTCCACAGGCCCTGAAAATAACAGTCACCTACAAAACGGCAAGCGGATGAGAACAGCCTTCACAAGTACCCAACTCTTGGAGCTCGAGAGGGAGTTCGCCTCTAACATGTACCTGTCGAGGCTTCGCAGGATTGAAATCGCAACCTACCTGAACCTGTCTGAGAAGCAGGTGAAGATATGGTTCCAGAATCGGCGCGTCAAGCACAAGAAAGAAGGAAAGGGGACCCCACGGAATGCGCACAGCGTCTGCAAATGCAACAGCCAAGGTCACTGTTTGCGCTCCGAGGACGAAGAATCCCTCTCGCCAATATCATCTGGCAAAGAAGACAAAGATATGTCACCCGCATAGTCGCCACGGGCAGAACGGCAACGTCTTAAAGTTTACATCCTTATACAGTTTTCATTTTTTTTCACGCACTTACCATCTCTCCCCTTTAGCATTTAAAACCAATTTCCCTCGTGTAGAGTTGTATTTGCCAGCTCGCCCTGGCTGCCGGCATGAATAGACCCATTGTAAAGTTGTACTGGGATGCTCCGCGGTACTGTCCCATATTCACTGTTTTCAATCAGTTCAAGTACTTCAGTACTACCGTTTGTGGTTAACATGATCTTGTCTGAATCGTTCAGGGTTTCTTTTCTCTATCGTGTTAAGTAATATTCACCACTGCCTTTATAAATAAAATTCCCAAGTGTTTTTTGTGAATAATGTATTTTCAAACTCATCTGACCTTTTGTAAAATGATAAAAGCAGACATCTATGTACATGCGCCAGActggaagacaaatgtaggttgtTTGGAGAAAATAGCTCTAAATGGCGAGCTATTCTGTTGGAACACTGCGGCAAAATGGCACGGTTAAAGTCCATTCATTGTGAATAGTTTTATATgacatttatatttatatttatttaaaataaaatgttgggATCTTTGAAAAAATGTCGTTTATTTTTTAGCTAATGATGTGACTTGATGGGCATAAACATGTGGAGTATAAATAAAACTGGAAATACATGAGTCATGTATTATCTGCTTCGCCCAGTTCAATAATCACGGAAGCCGTAATTTCCTAAATGCAACTTAATGTACGCAGCAGCGGGCTCTGGAAAATCCTCCAGTTAACAAAGCTGTGCTGCAAACAAGAAGCAAATCCTAACAGTTCAAGTAATTGATTGTGAAATAATTCGTGCCAAGTGCCACACATTTTCCAGACAAAgcaagtgtgtgcgtgtgtcgctTCGGATCTGGGGAAAGAGGGGGTGGagttggaagagaggggagggctcACCTGAGGCTTCCAATAGAAAATCCAATTTTAAAAGTTTAAGGGGACGCGTATAAAATCCAACTGATGATAAGTAATTACTATTTATTTGCAATTCTTTGAACTACGACGTGGGTCATAACTTTATGAATCGCCTTGCTTTATTACATAACTCCTTCTCTGGATAGAATATAGATCTATCCGTGTGCCAATCTGGACATGCACTGCACATCCATCAGCTCGTACATGCTGCACACAACCTTAAGCAGAGCGAATGCATGTCGTTATATTCAACAATCGACGCACAAAACAACCTATTTTTTACCCACGACCCACGATTTCCTTCTCAACCACGACAAAAATAGTCTAGTTTATCACTGGCCTTAATAAATACTTATTGGAAATCTTCAGTTGGTTTGGATGTCACGAGACCTGCTGACTTAAATCATCTTTTGTAATTTCACATCAGTGAAGGCCAACATTTTCAAACATTTTTAGTTCTTCTGCATGTTTTTGGTGGATGGCACGCTCACCATAAACTTGTCACAAGTTGCTGGAAGGGCGAAGTGGAGTATGGTTCAGTTGAGAACGAGCTAGGGTATTATGGGAGAGATAATGATCCAAAAATGTTTATTTTCATACATGGGATGACGATATCTAATGGGGATCGGAGGCAATGCCCAATGCATATATTTTGTTGCTCCTGCTATAAATGACTGGTCCATTAGGAAGGATATTAAGCATTTAAGAGAAATCAAAGTGTTCAGGAAACAAGAACAAATACGTAATTATTCAAGAAAGGTGCTTCATTTTAAACCTTAATTGCAGCGAATAAAAATATGTACAAACACCCCAAAAGTACACTGGATCTCTATTTTGTATCAATCTCAATAATGTCATTCAAGCACTTTAAAATAGATCCGACTCCACAGCGCCCGTTCAACATACAACTTGTAAAGGAGGGTTGGGCATGTGTGTACGTATAATCTGACAGTCCATGATACCCAACTTTAAACAGCTGCCATAAAATTTAGTAGCGTTTTTAGGGCTGTGTCACAATTTCTATTGCAACGTTCAACTGAGAATAGGCTATTAGTTTCTTGAATTCTGCCAGCGCCCAAACAACAGGCAGTCCTTTGGGCACTCCGTAGAATTGTCAGGGAAATAAGAGAAGATAAATTGGAACATTATTCATTGGGCAGTAGAGAGAAAATAGCCACAGATTAATGAACTATTGACAATTTCCATCTGTTGAAAGGCCGAAGTTGGCAATGCCCGGGACAGAGTGTGGAGAGCCCGGCTGGGCTAGCTGTGGCGAAGGGCGCTTTGTGTATCTTTTCAATGGAAGCGACAATGATGGATAGAAAGGCATTGAGGAACCCGGAGAAGTGATTCAGCAACTCGTAAACCAGTGTCACTGTTAGACATGGCCCGAGGTGCTTTTATGATGCCTTATTAGCCCTATCTATACAATATCGGTCAAAGATATATGACTTTGACTTCCTTTTAATTGACTTTAAACCAAGTGCAGTTGGATGTACAATTAGCATGTGCCTTTTCTGTGAAGTGGGTGAGGTTCATTGGCAAAAAAGTCAAAGTATTCATTTCGACTCATGCTATCCATAAATGTACTCATTCATACAAAATGGGAACTATTTAGAAACGTTCTACGTCCAAACTTGGATTCTCTGATCGTCAAAGTAAATGTCGGCctgatgcttttttttttaactttgttcGTTTCTTAATATCAAAATAGCAGCACAGATTTGAGAGCAAAATGCTATAGTGAGACGTCTATCAACAAAAGGCGACGTATTTGAATGTAATACTATTAGCTAACACCTCGGGCATTTTTAAAAAGTGCGATTTTTGGATATTAAAGTCACCATGCTCACAGATTTGATCTTTCAGCATTATTAAGTTTATATTTTTACAATAGTTCAAAACTGATCCGAGTCTTAATCGCGCACTCGTCAGACGTTTGGTCTAAAGAACATGAGTAACGTTGACAACTTTATCCAAACGGCGCCGTTGATTTTCAGTTTCAATGCACTAAAAGGTTTATATATTTCTCTCTCGCTTGGAACCTCTGCAAAAGCAGGGGGGAAGACTACGTTCGCCAAAGGAACGCTTTGACAGGTATTCTGCTGCCAAAGACTTGCATTGCATTGAGAAGGACCCCCGACAGTTGCAAACCCCGAGCCTTTGAACGCGAAGCTGAAGGACTCCAATGTCGGCTTAGTGAACGATTTAGTCACTGTTTCATTAAGCAGTATTTGAACCTTACAACATGTGGTAATTTCTAGGGGTAAGTTAACCGCCGTGTAAAAGAAGGATTATGTGGTAGGGACACAAGAAAATTAGCGAACGGTTAATTTAACTCGTTTCTGGCAGAATTTTCGATACATTCCTAATTGCCTGTGGAGGCAGGTGAAGTTGAAGACCAAGCGCATTCAATCTCGCATTTAGGGTGGGAATAAATGGGTCCCATTTAACTCGCTGTTGACAATTTATCTTTAGCAGAAAGACACAGAATAACAATTAGTTTAATTTTTCATTAATTAAATTAGATCCTGTCTTGCAGGTGGACAGATCAAAGCCAACCCACCACCAAGTAAGTATAACTAATAATAAAAAGCGGACCCTATTTGCTGGGTTGTGGGCCTGGGTTTTAAAATTTCAGACCAGCTGCTGAGACTATACTGCTCTTTGTAGGCAGCAAATGTAAATCCCAGAGAATGAGGAAAACTGTCAAAACAAGGCATAGAGGAGAAATTCAATGCTGATTAACGTCAATCAACCAGCGCTCTGTAGCCAAGGCGGCAAATTAATAGCAATTATTTCTACCGTTTGTCCCTTTCCGTGGCTTGCAATATTGATTGTGCTAAGTTTTCTAAAAGTTTTTATGATACACCTGACAAATGTGTTCGCGTTTAGTGGCTGCACTGCCCATTATTAGTCCCACTTTTCGCTTTAGACGCTTCGCCAGGAAGACTCAAAATTGATACAAACCACGCAAAGGAGGCCATTGACTCCGTTGAATTTAACTTCTCCAAGCAAATGAGAGGtgggaatgacaataaataaattactTAAGAGTAGCTTGAGCAAACGGCGTCgtttacaatctggccaacacaccgTTTAGTTCTCAGCACAAAAACGCAAAACGCGCCGCTTCTATCTAATTCGCCGCCTGCttggagttttttttaaaattgttaaACAATGttcagattttaaaagtttctcaaACTTGCTGTGTAGGATTGAAAAGGCAGCTTGTAATAAATCAGATCCTTTAGTTAAGAAGCCTTCGGGCCACATAATAGAACCACAACTTAGTACCTGGGTCTGGTAGACGAGGTGATATATGCAAATGACAATATTCGCAAGGAAAAATACTCGAATCCTCCAAATGCCTCTTTTGTGAGTTTCTTTAGAAATCAAGGGATTCTGCATGACAAAGAACAATTAATAAGCCGTCTTTTCACGAGCTAGCAGCTGGTACCCCGTGGGGAAAGTAGGGGAAAATCAGAGATGAATGCGCGCAAAAGTTTTATTTTGCGCACCAACATCTACTGTTTGTAACTGCGGCCACCTGAACAATGTTGATCAAAAAAGAACACTTGTGAAGGATCAGGAGCTTTTAATAAGCACAAAACATCTCGAATCACAAGCAGGAGCTTTAGAAAGCCCTTTGGTCGGAGGTGGCTATCTTGGAGAAGGTTGGACACGTGGCGGATCAGTTTGGAGACAGAATTACGCGGCTGCGCCGCACCAGCACGGTGCGTTACAGTCCTCTCGTTCTTTCTTTGAAACTAACTTTGTTTcatgaaatatattttaaaaataacgtGAATCACGTTGGAGACATCAATCTATGTTTAATTAAAGCGTGCATTATATTAATAATATTGCATTTAAAATCAAAAACGCGTTACTTTAAGTGCCTGCGTATTTGTACGCGGCAGAAGCCGGACCTGCTGTCTTAAGGGAATCCAACCAATTGAACTGTTTaatgtgatttatttttctttgtaaGAATGGAAGGTCAGTCTctaccccccgccccccgccccctcctaccacgcccccccccccccccccccccattccccctcctACCACCTCAACCACAGCAAGCTATGCGTTACTTTTCCCAAGTACATGCGCCGTGCAATGCAAGTGTATCTCGGCAATGTTCAACAAGTGGCTGGTAAAGACCTTCATATAATGCGTTTATATCCTTCTGATTTTGAGAACTCCGCTTTACTTTTGAGGGCTAAGGGGAAATTAGAGCTTGAATATGCATTTTCTACTAGTGTGAGCAGTCTTTAAATATTTCAATGCAAGTAATATATTTTGACGAGAAGATTGCAATAGGAATATGAAAGCGGCGCAACAAAAGGTTATAACATCAATGAATTAGACCAAAATATTTTTCAGCAGGCTACAGATGTGGTATTGGTGAATCTTATGATCGTTGTACACAGGAAATTAACACTAATTGATTATTACAATATTTTATTGTCGGCACAATTATATCGTATGTAAGAACGTTTAAACACTACAGTCAGGGTTGCAGCAACTTCGATTCAGTTTGCGCGACTATATAGTAACAATTACGATGACGCGGAATTTTGTTAATTTGAATATATacaaaataaaagcttttcactgtacttcgctacacatgacaataaactgaagtgATACCAGCGCAAGTGATTCCGTGGGGGAAAATAGTATTGACCGAACGGCGTAAATATGGTCACAGTGGCTTTGCGGTATGAAAATAGGCGCAGAAGTGTGTACACCCTAGTTTGACCCGTTTTATTCATTTATCTTTATCCAAGACATCCGTCTTTAAACttcactttaaactttaaattatATCCCGGAAAGAAGACTGGATGGGCTTGTTTTTCATAATTCGGCCACAACATCTCCTAACTTTAAACGGCCTTCACTGCGTTTACATGCATCATCCGCCGCAGCCGCTCCGAAAGTTGTGCGCTTTGGTCCGTGCGCTCTGTGTACCGCCTCTGCTGCAAACTATGTCCAAGAACAGGTCATGGTGATCTCGGTCTAAAATAAACAGTGGTGTTGTTTTCGTATGCTGAATTCTACAAATGGAAGTCATTTATTACCGTGAGTCCAACTGTAGCCATAGGGTTTTTGCTACGTTATGCATCATTCTTAGACCGAGCTCAGATCAGTGCTGGGATCTGGCGGGCTGAGGCTCCACATCATCTTTCACTTTTTGTACAGTTGGGTTGTATTTGTGCAGAGATCCTTTTGGAAGTATATTAATGTCTCTTGTGGTATCAGAATATGTGTTTAAACAAAAGGAATTGCGAAAAAGTGCCGGAAGTGCGTCGACGCCTGAGCTAAAACCAAACGTGGTGAAGCTCCGTGTGTTGTAGGTAATCAAACTGGTTAATATTCAACATATGTTCCTTTGTGTGGATATTATTTGGTATGTCTGAGTTAGATTCGTCACGATTTGGATACAAAATGCAGAGTATTATGAATTGTCTCTACATTATACTATGGAATAGAATATAGTGATAGGAATATTGCACGCTCTCAAACGTTAACATATCACTTTAATGTCCGTATGATAAATTGTTGTAAGAGCAAGGGTGGGAATGAATCACTTAAATATCAAGGGGACACGAACAGCATGTCAATGGATCTTTTCCAAATTAACCTAGCCAAGGAACCAGATATCTACAGAATCCAGACAAAGGTTTCAGGAAACTAAAACGAGGAGGTAAACGATTAGATATTCAGCACTTAAGACATTTGCCTGAACAAATGTGCCTGAATACAGAGCGGAATTGAATGTGCATGGCAACATCAATGGTGAAACAAGGGTCAGTCTTGCGATCTCGCAGAGACAGTTTGCCCAAAAATGCAAAAGTCAAAACATACTTTCAAATCACTTCAATTACTTTTACAGTCGAGCGGGAAGTCATATTTCAACCTCaccttttactttttttttaaatgagatagAATGCTGTCATATTACAAGTATAATCGTTTATTCAGGATTTCTCTGTCTATGCTTTTTCTCCGCTGAATCTCACCACAGGAGCTGGTTTATAGTCCTGTACACGGATCGGTATGCAGGAGTCTCAGTCGATGAATATTCCACACATATAGCCCTAGTCTCGGGTTGGTAGCTGCATTATGAAATAGTTGATAGCCTAGATTCGACAACGTGCATTCTCCTGAAATGTATAGCGATTGAAATGATGGCTGTCACGGTTGCGAGAATATGCAAAAAAACAAGTGGCGGAACTAGTAAAGCTGTTATCTCACGGCTCCAAcgaccctggttccatcctgatctccgctgctgcctgtgtggagattGTAAGTTTTCCTCGCGCGCTCCGGGTCCTACCTACAGACCAAATACGCGTGATTGATTGGGAAGGGCGTCAAAGGCTAcgagtagaaggcaggagaatggggttgagaggaacaaATAGATCAGCGGCGATTGATGTAGATTCCATGGGCTGCGCATATGTCTTACGGGGTCTTGTGGGTTGATAAATTGATTGGTCACTGTAAGTTCCTTCTACTGTGTAGGTGGATAGAggttatgggcagcacagtgacgcaccCGGTACAGCTGCAGCCCCTCGgcgacagagacccagggtcgatcctgacctcgggtctgtctgcgtggagtttgcaggtgctccctgggactgcgtggatttcctccaggggcTCCGTTTTACTCCAATATCCCAAAGACGCGGCGGGTTGGAAGGTATTTATGGGAATGTCGAAAGATAAAAGAGTTCGTGGGCCGGATAGAGTTTGTGGGCCTAAAAGCCCGTGCCTGAGCTAAATGACTGGAAATGTACGTGTTCTTGCAATTTGTTTGAAAAGCAATGCGCTCGTTTAAACCATTTATTCCCGCATTCCTCTGTGCTCATTTAAAATAGCAAAGGAATATAAAAATGAGATACACATTTACATATTAACCTGGTCAGTGGTAAACTCTGAGCAACAGCTCAAATTCCTTCCCCGTGGTTTTCATCAATCCGGGGTGAAGTGTAGTGAGAAGTATCCCATGGCTTACAAATAAACCGATGCCATTTAACAACCGACCTTTTCTGGCAGCCACCTCTTGCTCTTTTGATATCATTCACGAATGAGAGTTTCTGCTTTGGTTCCCCCCCGGAACACATCAGGGACGTGAGAACATATCAGATCACTCGCCCAGTAATGCATGCAAGCGTGTGCTCGGCCTGCGCAATTTAGGTGTCTCTATAGAGGattcagagagagggaaagagcgaATACAGCGCCGAAATAGGCTGTTCGGCCACGAACAACAACTCATGCATACCAAACATAAGCTCATCCTACTttttattctccctacattctCATCGAatcctcccagattctaccaatcATCTCCACATACTGGCACTGCGTACACTGGCAAACTAACTggtcaacctgcatgtctttgagatgtgggaggaaatcggagcacccggagtaaaaccAGACGGTTACTGAGAGTGCCCGCAAACtccagcacccaaggtcgggggggggggggggggggggggggtgttgcgcTTGCGAGGCATCGtcaacactaatgcccctgtcccacttaggaaacctgaacggaatcctctggagactttgcgccccacccaaggtttccgtgcggttcccggaggtttttgtcaatctccctacctgcttccactaccggcaacctccggcaaccatctgcaacctccgggaaccgcacggaaaccttgggtggggcgcaaagtctccagaggtttccgttcaggtttcctaagtgggacaggggcattttacTTTGCCTCTTGAGTTCTTGACCGCCAATCTTAATGCTTCTTCACAGATGTATGCCTCCAATGCATTTTATTGGACTAATATGAATTGGATTTTGTTGCCAATCTTTGGTATTCGAGAATTTATATATCATTGGCCAAATGGTTGCAAAGCAAAGTATAATCGTTCTGCTATAAAGGCAGTTTCACTCAAACTTTGTGCACCGGTGTTTGTTGTTATTCTTGAGATAATTTTCTAGCTGAGTTTGCTGGGAAAAAGTACGCTGGTGGAACGATTTCTACTGAAAGTAAGTTTTAGTCATGCCAAATACGTATTATTCATTCATAAGAAAATTAAATTGTAGTACGAAAGACTGCCAAAATAAGTGAGACAAAATAAAtaagaaaataaatacaagggaaaGTTTTAGTTGGCCCAGCCTTTCTGTGGTCAAGGAAAAAAAGGTGGTATGAAAATGATTGGGATTTGAACCAACCATATTTTAACTCAAACGGGAGTGCTATCATGAGCCAAGCCTGTGACAAGCATTCAATAGACCTGATGGATTTTTATTTAAGTGTAGCAATTACAACCCGGTAAGATATGACAGCTAGGCAAACAGGAGACTGATATCTGAGACTGCAAAACAGTTTAACAGCAGGCAGTTTTAGAGCATAATCTATTTATTCCTCTCAAGTATAGCCATAAGTAGTTATTTCATCTCTTTAGAGGGAATTTAAACTGTTAGCAGTTTGAAATCCATTGGGACAGTGAAAATAAATAATAACTAAATTAGCAATGCCTTAAATATATTTGAATTCCAACACTTTTAGCCAAGTGCAACAGCTCATGAGATGTTAAAGAGCAAATGATTTATTTGAACACTTGTGCAATTTTACCATCAATAACAGACACAGTAAATGTTTTGTTGATGTTTCCAGCATTGATGGCGACTATTTGGCCCACTGCACTGCCCTTGGCCTGTGCTAGAACTGTAAAAAAACATATCCCCTATTTTTTTGCTCTTGCCATTAAGCAGTAGATGCACATATGCTCTTTCTGAAAAATTCCAGGGGAAATTTCTTGAATTCCTTTTTTACAGGTTCCTGAGCTTCTCCCTAAACAAAATATACATTTTCCACAATATCATCATACTTAATTCTGTACCCACACTCCTATATAATTTATGTGCTTGTTAATCTTTATAGACTTCTCATCTCTAATTCCTGCATAAGGTTGATCAGCAAGCTGGGTACGGTGGTGGTGTGCCTGTAATCCAGAGGTCTCAATTAATAATCTCAGGAACCAACATTTCAATAGCTGCTGTGGAATTTAGATTCAGTTAGTaacttttttaaagaaaaattgtAATTGATAAAGATGACTAAACAACAATGGGTGCAAAATCTTCAccatttatagaatgtattaccaGAACGGATGGTGGAAGGACTAGTCATTTGCTTTTATCTGCTCTGTCCAAAGTCCATATCAATTGCAGCAAACTTATCAGTCCCTGGAAATTCGTCAAGTAGTAAAGCAGTATGCACTTCCAAAGAAGAACATTTCCCCCTCTAAATCCTTTGGATGTCCAAATGGTGAGTGATAGTAGACAAATTATTGAGCATGAAACTGCATGATATTGAGGAATTAACTATAGTTCTTTTGCAAACTATTTAGGACACTTGAGCTGCTTGTGCAAGAAGATCATGTTACACTGTGTGATGATCAATAAAACTATTGTAGTGTTTTAGGGTTACAGGTTTGGCATGCGGTCTGTAGCATAacagtgagtaggaaggaactgcagatgctggtttaaaccaaagatagacaccaaacacaggataggcagcatctctggagagaaggaatgggtgacgttttgtgtcgagacccttctttagactacaagtcacgggaaaggaaaacaagagatatagacgatgatgtagagagatagaacaaatgaatgaaatataggcaaaaaagtaacaatgataaaggaaacaaggcatagttagctgtttgctggtgtgacttgggtgggggaaggttggagagagagggaatgcaaggtccTCCAAttagcatttagcctcactctgacaatggagaaggcctaggacagaaaggtcagtgtgggaatgggaaggggaattaaagtgttttgcaactgggagatcaggtatgtccaggtgtactgagcgaaggtgttcagcaaacgattgcccagtctacatttggtctcgcctttggtccatatcttgaacaacggatacagtagatgaggttggaggaggtgcaagtgaacctctgcctaacctgaaaggactgtcag
The sequence above is a segment of the Amblyraja radiata isolate CabotCenter1 chromosome 1, sAmbRad1.1.pri, whole genome shotgun sequence genome. Coding sequences within it:
- the gsx2 gene encoding GS homeobox 2, yielding MSRSFYVDSLIIKDSSVRPAPVLNDHGQDFLIPISVHSPTMMSVSGPVCPSRKTGTFCVCPLCVTTHIHSSRSGIPLLKSQFPNGDPQYCQRINQQSNPGLGHPPVCTPTYSVADPRRYHCLSVGPENNSHLQNGKRMRTAFTSTQLLELEREFASNMYLSRLRRIEIATYLNLSEKQVKIWFQNRRVKHKKEGKGTPRNAHSVCKCNSQGHCLRSEDEESLSPISSGKEDKDMSPA